The following proteins are encoded in a genomic region of Eriocheir sinensis breed Jianghai 21 chromosome 55, ASM2467909v1, whole genome shotgun sequence:
- the LOC126983853 gene encoding glutamate receptor ionotropic, delta-2-like: MPPFRRRVRLEVTGVIFTDMFCTNSYELLRPEDRVWGGPNATGYWNGLLGLLQRQEVELAVGPFGVTNQRETVCDFSDAFYSENNAILMVRPTLQHDMAGFAKPFTKEVWLLTLLSLVTVVLVLAWVASTEARLYGTESRDTLGKAAFWSFSAFTQEGDAWLPRHNAGRVLVTTWLLASLVFMSCYGGILTAMLTVPRVTIPIDSLADLVTQDDLPWRLEAGSMMFQYFQEAKDGVKRDVFIGSSGTFQDCWAARQDIASGQYAAICDRTTMKKAMSWDFSTSSKCHLYISRENVYSNILIAMAFRINSTYREMANNVIHAVKEAGILDRWLGDQITNTSQCLRPPSADRSEGLSPLNIDDMAGCFLVLAGGEAREAI, from the exons ATGCCGCCCTTTAGGAGAAGAGTTAGGTTGGAAGTAACTGGGGTGATCTTCACAGACATGTTTTGTACCAACAGCTACGAGTTGCTGCGGCCCGAGGACCGGGTGTGGGGCGGCCCTAACGCGACCGGCTACTGGAACGGCCTGCTGGGACTCCTGCAGCGGCAG GAGGTAGAGCTCGCGGTGGGGCCCTTTGGGGTGACGAATCAGAGGGAAACTGTGTGTGACTTCTCGGATGCTTTCTACAGCGAGAACAACGCTATCCTGATGGTAAGACCGACGCTGCAGCACGATATGGCCGGCTTTGCTAAGCCCTTCACAAAGGAG GTGTGGCTGCTGACGCTGTTGAGCCTGGTGACGGTGGTGCTGGTACTGGCGTGGGTGGCATCGACGGAGGCGCGCCTCTACGGCACCGAGAGTCGTGACACCCTGGGGAAGGCCGCCTTTTGGAGTTTCAGTGCCTTCACGCAGGAGG GCGACGCGTGGCTGCCGCGGCACAATGCAGGTCGTGTGTTGGTCACCACGTGGCTGCTGGCGTCCCTGGTGTTCATGTCCTGCTACGGCGGCATCCTCACCGCCATGCTCACCGTGCCTCGGGTCACCATCCCCATCGACTCCCTCGCTGACCTGGTGACCCAGGACGACCTCCCCTGGAGGCTAGAAGCGGGATCCATGATGTTTCAGTATTTCCAG GAGGCGAAAGACGGGGTGAAAAGGGACGTTTTCATCGGCTCCTCGGGGACCTTCCAGGACTGCTGGGCGGCGCGACAGGATATCGCCAGCGGGCAGTACGCGGCCATCTGTGACAGGACCACCATGAAGAAGGCCATGTCCTGGGACTTCAG CACCAGCAGCAAGTGTCACCTCTACATCTCCCGTGAAAACGTCTACAGTAACATCCTCATCGCCATGGCCTTTCGGATCAACTCAACCTATCGTGAAATGGCAAATAATGT TATCCACGCAGTGAAGGAGGCGGGCATCCTGGACCGCTGGCTGGGCGACCAAATCACCAACACCAGCCAGTGCCTTCGTCCGCCCTCCGCAGACCGCAGTGAAGGCCTCTCCCCGCTCAACATCGACGACATGGCCGGTTGCTTCCTCGTGCTGGCGGGAGGTGAGGCGCGGGAAGCAATATAA
- the LOC126983852 gene encoding glutamate receptor ionotropic, kainate glr-3-like produces MTAARRPFLKIACEEWVPWTKLVRAQDGTLSIEGPMRNLLDVFSISLRFDYELTQSPEKVWGGPDEKGNWNGMLGMLQREEVEFAVGPFTVTPQRETVSDLSYPLSGAAKAILMTRPKLDTDMAGFVKVFRFEIWLLLLMSIIVMIIVTTLVVRAENSLLGGKMRNVGARVSMWALKTLTQEGSEWLPKHTSGRVLVTTWMLASLVFMSSFSGILTAMLTLPRVNIPIDSIYDLVAQDKIPWRLEAGSSMFQYFKEATDGVRRKVFLGRSGTFQDCWAARQEIANGEFAAICDIITMKKAMAWDYSTTGDCHLYIAREMVYSSAWVAVAFKRNSSYFERANDVIRALIEAGLVDQWLREVIAVTPQCLQPPTADHTGGVSPIDLKSFTGPLLVLVAGEVLAAFVFGVEVLTRARCAPRP; encoded by the exons ATGACGGCGGCAAGAAGACCATTTCTCAAGATAGCCTGCGAGGAG TGGGTGCCATGGACCAAGCTGGTGCGGGCACAGGACGGGACACTCAGCATCGAGGGGCCCATGAGGAACCTCCTGGACGTATTCTCCATATCGCTGCGATTCGA CTACGAGCTCACGCAGTCCCCAGAGAAGGTGTGGGGCGGCCCGGACGAAAAAGGCAACTGGAACGGCATGCTGGGAATGCTGCAGCGGGAG GAGGTGGAGTTCGCGGTGGGCCCCTTCACGGTCACGCCGCAACGCGAGACCGTGAGTGACCTGTCATACCCGCTGTCCGGCGCCGCCAAGGCCATCCTGATGACGCGCCCGAAGTTGGACACCGACATGGCTGGCTTTGTCAAGGTCTTCCGTTTCGAG ATCTGGCTCCTGTTACTGATGTCCATCATAGTGATGATCATCGTCACAACACTGGTGGTGCGCGCCGAGAACAGTCTGCTTGGCGGCAAAATGAGGAACGTGGGCGCCAGAGTTTCTATGTGGGCTCTGAAGACACTCACGCAGGAGG gctccGAGTGGCTGCCGAAGCATACCTCCGGTCGTGTGCTGGTCACCACATGGATGCTGGCGTCCCTGGTGTTCATGTCCTCCTTCAGCGGCATCCTGACCGCCATGCTCACCCTGCCCCGCGTCAACATTCCTATTGACTCAATCTACGACTTGGTAGCCCAGGACAAGATTCCCTGGAGGCTGGAGGCGGGCTCCTCCATGTTCCAGTACTTCAAG GAGGCTACGGACGGCGTGCGTCGGAAGGTCTTCTTGGGGAGGTCGGGAACCTTCCAGGACTGCTGGGCGGCGAGGCAAGAAATAGCCAACGGGGAATTCGCGGCAATCTGCGACATCATCACCATGAAGAAGGCCATGGCGTGGGACTACAG TACCACCGGGGACTGCCACCTGTACATCGCTAGGGAGATGGTCTACTCCAGCGCCTGGGTGGCCGTCGCCTTCAAGAGGAATTCGTCTTACTTCGAACGAGCCAATGACGT CATCCGCGCGTTGATAGAGGCGGGCCTGGTGGACCAGTGGCTGCGGGAGGTCATCGCCGTCACCCCGCAGTGCCTCCAGCCTCCCACGGCGGACCACACCGGTGGTGTCTCCCCGATCGACCTCAAGTCCTTCACCGGCCCCttgctggtgctggtggcag GTGAGGTGCTCGCCGCGTTTGTCTTCGGCGTGGAGGTGTTGACGAGGGCGCGCTGTGCTCCCAGACCTTAA
- the LOC126983832 gene encoding glutamate receptor-like has product MASSSRAVLKVAVEQWVPYTLVTEVNGTMTVGGPMGKLLDSFSRIFNVDYMFVQPSDKAWGQKYPNGSWDGMIGQLQRREVEFAVGPFGVTHLREEVCDFTESMHSENNAIFMVRPTLQTDMAGFVKPFTVKVWVLALVSLAVVVVVMAWVAAAEVRLFGSSWRWSLTKATVWGLKVFTQEGSVDVPPFDGSRLLAAVWLLASFVFMSSYGGILTAMLTVPRVTIPIDSLEDLAAQDDLPWKMEKSSMTYQYFSEAKDGVRKKVFDGLAGTIIDCWKSRHDVASGQFAAICDRTTMKKVMSWDFSTTGKCHTYISTENVFSNIQIAMAFQTNSTYREGANQIIRSFKQAGILDMWLGAEITNISQCLRSPIADRSEGLFRLSMGDLAGSFLLLAGGLAAAAAAFLLEAATSLC; this is encoded by the exons ATGGCATCATCTTCAAGGGCTGTGCTTAAAGTAGCCGTCGAGCAG TGGGTGCCGTACACGCTAGTGACGGAGGTCAACGGGACGATGACTGTTGGGGGACCGATGGGTAAACTCCTGGATAGCTTCTCCAGGATCTTCAACGTCGA TTACATGTTTGTGCAGCCCTCCGACAAGGCATGGGGACAAAAGTACCCCAACGGCTCCTGGGACGGCATGATTGGCCAACTGCAGAGGCGG GAAGTGGAGTTCGCCGTGGGCCCGTTCGGCGTGACCCACCTCAGGGAGGAAGTGTGTGACTTCACGGAATCCATGCACAGCGAGAACAACGCCATCTTCATGGTGCGCCCTACCCTGCAGACCGACATGGCGGGGTTCGTGAAGCCCTTCA cAGTGAAG GTATGGGTGCTGGCGCTGGTGagcctggcggtggtggtggtggtgatggcgtgggtggcggcggcggaggtgcgTCTCTTCGGGTCGTCGTGGCGCTGGAGCCTCACCAAGGCCACCGTCTGGGGCCTCAAGGTGTTCACGCAGGAGG GCTCGGTTGATGTGCCGCCCTTTGATGGCAGCCGCCTGTTGGCCGCAGTGTGGCTGCTGGCGTCCTTTGTGTTTATGTCCTCCTACGGCGGCATCCTCACTGCCATGCTCACCGTGCCTCGGGTCACCATCCCCATCGACTCCCTTGAAGACCTGGCGGCCCAGGACGACCTGCCGTGGAAGATGGAGAAGTCGTCCATGACATACCAATACTTTAGT GAGGCGAAGGACGGTGTGAGGAAGAAGGTGTTTGACGGCCTTGCGGGAACCATCATTGACTGTTGGAAGTCACGGCATGACGTGGCTAGCGGGCAGTTCGCGGCCATCTGTGACAGGACCACCATGAAGAAGGTCATGTCGTGGGATTTCAG CACCACCGGCAAGTGTCACACGTACATCTCCACCGAAAACGTATTCAGCAACATCCAGATCGCCATGGCCTTCCAGACAAACTCAACCTATCGCGAGGGAGCGAACCAAAT CATCCGCAGCTTCAAGCAAGCGGGCATCCTTGACATGTGGCTGGGCGCCGAGATAACCAATATCAGCCAGTGCCTCCGCTCGCCCATTGCAGACCGCAGTGAAGGCCTCTTCAGGCTGAGCATGGGGGACCTGGCCGGCTCCTTTCTCCTGCTGGCGGGAG gtctggcggcggccgcggctgCCTTTCTCCTGGAGGCGGCGACATCACTGTGCTGA